Proteins from a single region of Haloarcula laminariae:
- a CDS encoding RAD55 family ATPase, with the protein MDRIPFGVKQLDSIINGGAPTGSVVLLSGQAGAGSREFMHTSAIINGMAEEDPELFDLYYGDPAEKAVLPEAVHYLSLTASEGQLADEMRLAMDDEVLDAGLAGVEFHDMSERYFHMSPVPREWYAAETPNIKDLRARHEREDLLGALGTRLSNIAPNNLVVIDSLSDLVAAMGEDIDWADITFLVSGIQKAAHQWGGLILMHLNHETVSNTREGQLSEAAHGTMEFSWESGGSTRARTLVVKQFRGVLSQIEDENIVQFETELGDAGFDISDVRKIR; encoded by the coding sequence ATGGACCGCATCCCCTTCGGTGTCAAGCAGCTCGACTCCATCATCAACGGGGGCGCGCCGACGGGCAGCGTCGTGTTGCTCTCGGGGCAGGCCGGCGCCGGCTCGCGGGAGTTCATGCACACCAGCGCGATAATCAACGGGATGGCCGAGGAGGACCCCGAACTGTTCGACCTCTACTACGGCGACCCCGCCGAGAAGGCGGTACTCCCCGAGGCAGTCCACTATCTCTCTCTGACCGCGAGCGAGGGGCAACTCGCCGACGAGATGCGGCTGGCGATGGACGACGAGGTGTTAGACGCCGGGCTGGCCGGCGTGGAGTTTCACGACATGTCCGAGCGGTACTTCCACATGAGCCCGGTGCCCCGGGAGTGGTACGCCGCCGAGACGCCCAACATCAAGGATCTCCGGGCGCGCCACGAACGCGAGGACCTGCTTGGCGCGCTGGGGACCCGACTCAGCAACATCGCCCCGAACAACCTCGTCGTCATCGACTCCCTGTCGGACCTCGTGGCGGCGATGGGCGAGGACATCGACTGGGCCGATATCACCTTCCTCGTCTCGGGCATCCAGAAGGCGGCCCACCAGTGGGGCGGGCTCATCCTCATGCATCTCAACCACGAGACGGTGAGCAACACCCGGGAGGGCCAGCTGAGCGAGGCCGCCCACGGCACCATGGAGTTCTCCTGGGAGTCGGGCGGGTCGACCCGCGCGCGGACGCTCGTCGTCAAGCAGTTCCGCGGCGTCCTCTCGCAGATAGAGGACGAGAACATCGTCCAGTTCGAGACCGAACTCGGCGACGCCGGCTTCGACATCAGCGACGTCCGGAAGATACGCTAG
- the cruF gene encoding bisanhydrobacterioruberin hydratase, whose product MADASGRWTLPRDRQAATARLDAAVREHRFTIAVVFPLVGAVTLLASAEELLPPPLAFNPLFVLFGTLVMRLPLVAGVAPLLDRKATAALAALTAYSYGIELVGVRTGWPYGDFAYGVDLGPMLFGEVPLGLPVFFFPLVLNAYLLVLLLGGERSESPWLRLPATLATVVLVDLVLDPGAVAIGFWTYESQAFYGVPWSNYLGWLLSGSVAVLLFDFGFDRAGLRRRLSDCEFMLDDLVSFVLLWGGINLFYANWMPVALAALLGAGLLKTDRFDFDLSETRLGRAVRR is encoded by the coding sequence ATGGCTGACGCGAGCGGCCGGTGGACACTGCCGCGGGACCGCCAGGCGGCGACCGCCCGACTCGACGCCGCCGTCCGCGAGCACCGCTTTACCATCGCCGTCGTCTTTCCCCTCGTCGGCGCGGTGACGCTGCTCGCCAGCGCCGAGGAGCTGTTGCCGCCGCCGCTCGCGTTCAACCCGCTTTTCGTCCTCTTCGGGACCCTGGTGATGCGGCTGCCGCTCGTCGCCGGCGTCGCGCCGTTGCTGGACCGCAAGGCGACTGCCGCGCTCGCCGCGCTGACCGCCTACTCCTACGGTATCGAACTCGTCGGCGTCCGCACGGGCTGGCCCTACGGCGACTTCGCCTACGGGGTGGACCTCGGCCCGATGCTGTTCGGCGAGGTGCCCCTGGGCTTGCCCGTCTTCTTCTTTCCCCTGGTCCTGAACGCCTACCTGCTCGTCCTGTTGCTGGGCGGCGAGCGGAGCGAGTCCCCGTGGCTCCGGCTGCCGGCGACGCTGGCGACGGTCGTCCTCGTCGACCTGGTGTTAGACCCCGGCGCCGTCGCCATCGGCTTCTGGACCTACGAGAGTCAGGCGTTCTACGGCGTCCCGTGGTCGAACTACCTCGGTTGGCTGCTGTCGGGGTCGGTCGCCGTCCTGCTGTTCGACTTCGGCTTCGACCGCGCCGGCCTGCGCCGCCGGCTCAGCGACTGCGAGTTCATGCTCGACGACCTGGTGAGCTTCGTCCTGCTGTGGGGCGGTATCAACCTCTTCTACGCCAACTGGATGCCGGTCGCGCTGGCCGCGCTGTTGGGGGCCGGGCTGCTGAAGACCGACAGGTTCGATTTCGACCTCTCGGAGACGCGGCTTGGCCGCGCCGTCCGGCGATAA
- a CDS encoding NADH:flavin oxidoreductase/NADH oxidase, with amino-acid sequence MSGLFSPLELRETTIPNRVMVSPMCQYSCEARDGIATDWHRTHLTSRAVGGAGLVMTEATAVEGRGRISPQDLGIWDDAQATALEPITEFIREQGSVPGIQLAHAGRKAATSQPWEGHEPLGIDDGGWEVVGPSGEPWPYDEGEAPPTQKLSQDGIKDVVQSFREAAQRADDAGFEVAEVHAAHGYLLHEFLSPVTNHREDEYGGSFENRSRIVREVTAAVREVWPDDKPVFVRISATDWLPERDAWTVDDSVRLADDLAEVGADLIDVSGGGIHPDSRPENAGPNYQLPYAERIGSETESDVGVGAVGGITTPEQAEAVIANERADLAIVGREHLRDPYFALHAAEALGATEEIEGPAQYRRAFGF; translated from the coding sequence ATGTCAGGTCTGTTTTCGCCGCTAGAGTTGCGCGAAACGACGATACCGAATCGAGTGATGGTCTCGCCGATGTGCCAGTACTCCTGTGAGGCACGCGACGGCATCGCCACCGACTGGCACCGCACCCACCTCACCTCCCGCGCCGTCGGTGGCGCCGGACTGGTGATGACGGAGGCCACCGCCGTCGAGGGGCGGGGTCGCATCTCCCCGCAGGACCTGGGTATCTGGGACGACGCCCAGGCGACGGCGCTCGAACCGATTACCGAGTTCATCCGCGAGCAGGGCAGCGTCCCCGGCATCCAACTGGCCCACGCCGGCCGCAAGGCCGCGACGAGTCAGCCGTGGGAGGGCCACGAGCCGCTGGGCATCGACGACGGCGGCTGGGAGGTCGTCGGCCCGAGCGGCGAGCCCTGGCCCTACGACGAGGGCGAGGCCCCGCCGACACAGAAGCTCAGCCAAGACGGCATCAAGGACGTCGTCCAGTCGTTCCGCGAGGCGGCCCAGCGCGCCGACGACGCCGGCTTCGAGGTCGCGGAGGTCCACGCCGCACACGGCTACCTGCTCCACGAGTTCCTCTCGCCGGTGACCAACCACCGCGAGGACGAGTACGGCGGGAGCTTCGAGAACAGGAGCCGCATCGTCCGGGAAGTCACCGCCGCGGTGCGGGAGGTCTGGCCCGACGACAAGCCGGTGTTCGTCCGCATCTCGGCGACCGACTGGCTCCCCGAGCGTGACGCGTGGACCGTCGACGACTCCGTTCGCCTCGCCGACGACCTGGCCGAGGTGGGCGCCGACCTCATCGACGTCAGCGGCGGCGGCATCCACCCCGACTCCCGGCCGGAGAACGCGGGTCCGAACTATCAGCTCCCCTACGCCGAACGCATCGGCTCCGAGACCGAATCGGACGTCGGCGTCGGCGCAGTGGGCGGCATCACGACGCCCGAGCAGGCCGAGGCCGTCATCGCCAACGAGCGGGCGGACCTGGCCATCGTCGGCCGGGAACACCTGCGGGACCCCTACTTCGCGCTCCACGCGGCAGAGGCGCTGGGCGCGACCGAGGAGATAGAGGGACCGGCACAGTACCGCCGCGCGTTCGGGTTCTAA
- a CDS encoding transcription factor S: MQFCDECGSMMKKQGGVMQCTSCDHTADQDSGGDFVSTEQQSGDELIETEEGDNFEGKPTADDVVCDDCGHTEAWYTIKQTGAADEPPTRFFKCKECGYRWREYN, encoded by the coding sequence ATGCAGTTCTGTGACGAGTGCGGGTCGATGATGAAAAAGCAAGGCGGCGTGATGCAGTGTACGAGCTGTGACCACACGGCGGACCAGGACAGCGGCGGGGACTTCGTGAGCACGGAGCAACAGTCCGGCGACGAGCTCATCGAGACCGAGGAGGGCGACAACTTCGAGGGCAAACCGACCGCCGACGACGTGGTCTGTGACGACTGCGGCCACACGGAGGCCTGGTACACCATCAAACAGACCGGGGCGGCCGACGAACCGCCGACGCGGTTCTTCAAGTGCAAGGAGTGTGGCTATCGCTGGCGGGAGTACAACTGA
- a CDS encoding ZIP family metal transporter → MPINNTSVFNNPGRSSLVGLASVVGLLVLSGFAVTGGARKVLVISWVAFAAMGLGAWLGARATSTSPHRLVWGYGLASGAMVTSAAMFLVPQAMGLGTAAGTPRIGGIGIAAGIVAGYGTHTIGHRLTHVDTGFDTTTAAITAHALSAGLIIGLVYASMPTLGLLLGLAIVSHKGPAGYAAARRLGRDGKPATALLLPSAGVGLTAIPSALLPVPPSPAVNAVVFGFAAGIFLHIALDFLPNCEAGSEIDEVCSLHEHSHDLLDELRTHAVGSTVVGAALVVAAWLVVSA, encoded by the coding sequence ATGCCTATTAACAACACTTCAGTTTTTAATAACCCGGGCCGCTCGTCCCTTGTCGGTCTGGCGAGCGTCGTCGGACTGCTCGTGCTGTCGGGCTTTGCCGTCACCGGCGGCGCCCGGAAAGTACTCGTCATCTCGTGGGTCGCGTTCGCCGCGATGGGGCTTGGCGCGTGGCTCGGCGCGCGAGCGACGTCGACGAGCCCACACCGGCTGGTGTGGGGCTACGGGCTCGCAAGCGGTGCGATGGTCACCTCGGCCGCGATGTTCCTCGTCCCGCAGGCGATGGGGCTGGGAACCGCCGCGGGCACACCCCGTATCGGCGGTATCGGCATCGCCGCCGGCATCGTCGCCGGCTACGGCACCCACACTATCGGCCACCGGCTGACCCACGTCGACACCGGGTTCGACACGACGACGGCGGCCATCACCGCCCACGCGCTGTCGGCCGGACTCATCATCGGCCTCGTCTACGCCTCGATGCCGACGCTGGGGCTCCTGCTTGGCCTGGCCATCGTCTCCCACAAGGGCCCGGCCGGCTACGCCGCGGCCCGCCGGCTCGGCCGGGACGGCAAACCGGCGACCGCACTCCTGCTCCCGTCGGCCGGCGTCGGACTGACGGCCATCCCGTCGGCGCTGCTCCCGGTCCCCCCGTCACCCGCGGTCAACGCCGTCGTCTTCGGCTTCGCCGCCGGTATCTTCCTCCACATCGCGCTGGACTTCCTCCCCAACTGCGAGGCCGGCAGCGAGATAGACGAGGTCTGCTCCCTGCACGAACACTCCCACGACCTGCTGGACGAGCTCCGTACCCACGCCGTCGGCTCGACGGTCGTCGGAGCCGCCCTCGTCGTGGCCGCGTGGCTCGTCGTCTCGGCGTGA
- a CDS encoding prenyltransferase, which translates to MSAVTDRLTSVLPGEESRPGYLFWLSRPRFWLYQGGPVVVAATYAADGPGELFSPLAVALFLYFTVPANVFLYGVNDIFDRDIDEHNPKKDEGREVSYRGDRVVVAAIVASGLLAAGFLPWLPPLGLLALFGWAALSIEYSAPPLRFKTTPFLDSLSNGLYILPGVVAYAAIEGVAPPASAVAGAWLWTMGMHTFSAIPDIEPDREAGIETTATYLGESNTYYYCVMCWLTAAFVFTFTHWVFGALLLVYPGLVFGILAVGVDIDQAYWWYPAINTLVGTVFTLVGLWVMLYG; encoded by the coding sequence ATGAGCGCCGTGACGGACCGCCTCACCAGTGTGCTCCCGGGCGAGGAGAGCCGCCCCGGCTACCTGTTCTGGCTCTCGCGACCCCGGTTCTGGCTCTATCAGGGCGGTCCGGTCGTCGTCGCCGCCACGTACGCCGCCGACGGCCCCGGCGAGCTGTTCTCGCCGCTCGCCGTCGCGCTCTTTCTGTACTTCACAGTCCCGGCCAACGTCTTCCTCTACGGCGTCAACGACATCTTCGACCGGGATATCGACGAGCACAACCCCAAGAAAGACGAGGGCCGCGAGGTCAGCTACCGCGGGGACCGCGTCGTCGTCGCGGCTATCGTCGCGTCGGGGTTGCTGGCCGCGGGCTTTCTCCCGTGGCTCCCGCCGCTGGGCCTCCTCGCGCTGTTCGGGTGGGCCGCCCTCTCTATCGAGTACTCCGCCCCGCCCCTGCGGTTCAAGACGACGCCGTTCCTGGACTCGCTGTCGAACGGGCTCTACATCCTGCCGGGCGTCGTCGCCTACGCCGCCATCGAGGGGGTGGCCCCGCCCGCGAGCGCCGTCGCGGGGGCGTGGCTCTGGACGATGGGGATGCACACCTTCTCCGCGATTCCGGACATCGAGCCCGACCGCGAGGCCGGCATCGAGACGACGGCGACCTACCTGGGCGAGTCGAACACCTACTACTACTGCGTGATGTGCTGGCTCACGGCCGCGTTCGTCTTCACGTTCACCCACTGGGTGTTCGGGGCCCTGCTGCTCGTCTATCCCGGGCTCGTCTTCGGCATCCTCGCCGTCGGCGTCGACATCGACCAGGCCTACTGGTGGTATCCGGCCATCAACACGCTCGTCGGCACAGTCTTTACCCTCGTTGGGCTGTGGGTGATGCTGTATGGCTGA
- a CDS encoding DUF368 domain-containing protein: MTTPPEKLPTLSGSVPPVREWARTFAIGLCMGSADAVPGVSGGTIALIAGIYGRLIAMINAITPDRILTLLTALTPLDGGFDFREALSVFDEIDGWFGLALVAGVGLAVVLITRAVSILADETPALLFGFFFGLIAVSAVILLRELSFDSWFQIASGVVGFLIAFLLAGEFRFLETGNLLVVFLAGAVAVSAMILPGISGSLLLIILGQYERMSDTLSRFIDGVLSPVTGGSAATLTADATVVVTFIAGGLVGLFTVSRVVRRALDRNRPATMAFLVALVVGALRAPVVETQSKVGLSTDVLVAFAGAAVVGSVFLLALDWFAVDLDLDSV, from the coding sequence ATGACAACCCCGCCGGAGAAGCTGCCGACGCTCAGTGGCTCCGTCCCGCCGGTACGCGAGTGGGCGCGGACGTTCGCTATCGGTCTCTGCATGGGCAGTGCCGACGCCGTGCCGGGCGTCTCCGGCGGCACGATCGCGCTCATCGCCGGCATCTACGGTCGGCTCATCGCGATGATAAACGCCATCACGCCCGACCGCATCCTGACGCTGTTGACGGCGCTGACGCCGCTCGACGGCGGTTTCGACTTCCGCGAGGCGCTGTCCGTCTTCGACGAGATAGACGGTTGGTTCGGCCTGGCGCTCGTCGCCGGGGTGGGCCTGGCGGTCGTGTTGATAACCCGCGCGGTCAGTATCCTGGCCGACGAGACGCCGGCGCTCCTATTCGGGTTCTTCTTCGGCCTCATCGCCGTCTCGGCGGTCATCCTGCTTCGCGAACTGTCCTTCGACTCCTGGTTTCAGATAGCGTCTGGTGTCGTCGGGTTTCTCATCGCGTTCCTGCTGGCGGGCGAGTTCCGGTTTCTGGAGACCGGCAACCTGCTCGTCGTCTTCCTGGCCGGTGCTGTCGCGGTCAGCGCGATGATACTGCCGGGCATCTCGGGGTCGCTCCTCCTGATTATCCTCGGGCAGTACGAGCGGATGTCAGACACGCTCAGTCGGTTCATTGACGGAGTGCTGTCGCCCGTGACCGGCGGGTCGGCCGCGACGCTCACCGCCGACGCGACGGTCGTCGTCACGTTCATCGCGGGCGGGCTCGTCGGGCTGTTCACCGTCTCCCGGGTCGTCCGTCGCGCGCTGGACCGGAACCGGCCGGCGACGATGGCGTTCCTGGTCGCCCTGGTCGTGGGGGCGTTGCGGGCACCGGTCGTGGAGACCCAGAGCAAGGTCGGCCTCTCGACGGACGTGCTGGTCGCCTTCGCCGGCGCGGCCGTCGTCGGGAGCGTCTTCCTGCTCGCGCTCGACTGGTTCGCTGTCGACCTCGACCTGGACTCGGTGTGA
- a CDS encoding DUF7127 family protein: protein MDATQHQHDLYVSRTEHDDGWTVAADLHPLADDEVTVECIGETAVVAVDTPMLRTEIDVELPDDSGTASLRNGVLVVESDD, encoded by the coding sequence ATGGACGCGACCCAGCACCAACACGATCTGTACGTCTCTCGCACCGAACACGACGACGGGTGGACGGTCGCAGCGGATCTGCACCCGCTCGCCGACGACGAGGTGACAGTCGAGTGTATCGGTGAGACGGCTGTCGTCGCCGTCGACACCCCCATGCTCCGGACCGAAATCGACGTCGAGCTGCCCGACGACAGCGGGACGGCGTCGCTACGGAACGGCGTCCTCGTCGTGGAAAGCGACGACTGA
- a CDS encoding phosphoribosylamine--glycine ligase: MAASNFLFVSADAALITDLAWQVYREGHDVRYYIEAESDRDIGDGFVPKTDDWREDVEWADVVVFDDIWVGSDIGTGALAEELRADGKAVVGGTPATDRLEEDRGYAMEVLEDHGVATVDHHEFHDFDAGIEFVRENPAAYVIKPLGEVQNVKRLLYVGNEDDGSDVVDVLQAYRKAWGHRMKGFQLQRKVDGVEVAICGFFNGEWFVEPVNINFEHKKLFPGNVGPSTGEMGTSMFWTGRTELFEATLGKLEGWLSAEGYVGSIDLNCIVSDSGIAPLEFTPRFGYPTIALQEEGFESPTGRFFDDLAHGRDPDLQVHRGFQVGVRVVLPPFPFDDERTYDENSRNAAVVFQTPDRDGIHLEDAKRVFSGDTPSEAGRAADGQWRVAGESGMPIVVTGKGETMAAARRQCYDRIDDIVIPNSYYRDDIGERWIEGDGDRLQAWGYLEGPR; this comes from the coding sequence ATGGCAGCCAGCAACTTCCTGTTCGTCTCGGCCGACGCGGCGCTCATCACCGACCTCGCGTGGCAGGTCTACCGCGAGGGCCACGACGTGCGCTACTACATCGAGGCCGAGAGCGACCGGGACATCGGCGACGGCTTCGTCCCGAAGACGGACGACTGGCGCGAGGACGTCGAGTGGGCCGATGTCGTCGTCTTCGACGACATCTGGGTCGGGTCCGACATCGGTACCGGGGCGCTCGCCGAGGAGCTCCGTGCGGACGGGAAAGCCGTCGTCGGCGGGACTCCCGCCACGGACCGGCTGGAGGAGGACCGCGGCTACGCGATGGAGGTCCTGGAGGACCACGGCGTCGCCACCGTCGACCACCACGAGTTCCACGACTTCGACGCTGGCATCGAGTTCGTCCGCGAGAACCCGGCGGCGTACGTCATCAAACCGCTCGGCGAGGTCCAGAACGTAAAGCGGCTCCTGTACGTCGGCAACGAGGACGACGGGAGCGACGTCGTGGACGTACTGCAAGCCTACCGGAAGGCCTGGGGTCACCGGATGAAGGGTTTCCAGCTCCAGCGGAAGGTCGATGGCGTCGAAGTCGCAATCTGCGGGTTCTTTAACGGCGAATGGTTCGTTGAGCCGGTCAACATCAACTTCGAGCACAAGAAGCTGTTCCCGGGGAACGTCGGTCCCTCGACCGGGGAGATGGGCACCTCGATGTTCTGGACCGGCCGCACCGAACTGTTCGAGGCGACGCTGGGCAAACTCGAAGGGTGGCTCTCCGCGGAGGGGTACGTCGGCAGCATCGACCTCAACTGTATCGTCAGCGATAGCGGCATCGCTCCCCTGGAGTTTACGCCCCGCTTTGGCTACCCGACTATCGCGCTCCAGGAGGAGGGGTTCGAGTCCCCGACCGGCCGGTTCTTCGACGACCTCGCACACGGGCGGGACCCCGACCTGCAGGTCCACCGCGGGTTCCAGGTCGGGGTCCGGGTCGTCCTCCCGCCGTTCCCGTTCGACGACGAGCGGACGTACGACGAGAACTCGCGCAACGCCGCCGTCGTGTTCCAGACGCCCGACCGCGACGGAATTCATCTGGAGGACGCAAAGCGTGTATTCAGCGGCGATACGCCGAGCGAGGCCGGCCGGGCGGCGGACGGCCAGTGGCGGGTCGCCGGGGAGAGCGGGATGCCCATCGTGGTGACCGGGAAAGGGGAGACGATGGCGGCGGCCCGGCGGCAGTGTTACGACCGCATCGACGACATCGTCATCCCCAATTCCTACTACCGGGACGACATCGGCGAGCGGTGGATAGAGGGCGACGGCGACCGACTGCAGGCCTGGGGTTATCTGGAGGGTCCCCGGTGA
- a CDS encoding beta-ribofuranosylaminobenzene 5'-phosphate synthase family protein: MPTVTTAARLHFGFQNLSLAHERLYGGVGLALDEPRLVVEAEPADGLDCDDGAVEPYARRVLDTLDVPGAELRVRERFPRHVGLGSGTQLALATLVAVARAYDLTADARTVAPRLGRGGRSGVGVGTFEGGGFVVDGGHPTERFTHNPPPEGDWDVPPVVANHHVPADWRFLLVVPDSDPGQSGSDEDRSMRTAIERADPGIADQISTLLTRRLLPAIAGRDRREFGATAARLGRLNGAWYADEQGGVYRPPAGTLVEALSDAPTVTGAGQSSWGPTVWGLTDVDGADAAREAGSRALEAAGVSGDVRVAAPRNTGASLDE, encoded by the coding sequence GCGCCTGTACGGCGGTGTCGGCCTCGCACTCGACGAACCACGGTTAGTGGTCGAGGCAGAGCCGGCCGACGGGCTGGACTGTGACGACGGCGCGGTCGAACCGTACGCCCGGCGCGTCCTCGACACACTGGACGTGCCGGGCGCCGAACTGCGCGTCCGCGAGCGGTTCCCGCGACACGTCGGCCTCGGGAGCGGGACCCAGCTGGCGCTCGCGACGCTCGTGGCCGTCGCCCGCGCGTACGACCTGACCGCCGACGCCCGGACCGTGGCACCGCGGCTGGGTCGGGGCGGGCGCAGCGGCGTCGGCGTCGGCACCTTCGAGGGCGGCGGCTTCGTCGTCGACGGCGGCCACCCGACGGAGCGGTTCACCCACAACCCCCCGCCGGAGGGTGACTGGGACGTCCCGCCGGTCGTGGCGAACCATCACGTCCCGGCGGACTGGCGGTTCCTCCTCGTCGTCCCCGACAGCGACCCGGGGCAAAGCGGCAGCGACGAGGACCGCAGTATGCGGACGGCCATAGAGCGCGCCGACCCCGGCATCGCCGACCAGATATCGACGCTGCTCACCCGGCGGCTGCTGCCCGCCATCGCCGGGCGGGACCGCCGCGAGTTCGGCGCCACGGCGGCCCGGCTCGGCCGGCTCAACGGTGCGTGGTACGCCGACGAGCAGGGCGGCGTCTACCGACCCCCGGCGGGCACCCTCGTCGAAGCCCTCTCCGACGCGCCCACCGTCACCGGTGCCGGCCAGTCCTCGTGGGGGCCGACAGTGTGGGGGTTGACCGACGTCGACGGGGCGGACGCGGCGAGAGAGGCGGGGTCCCGGGCCCTGGAGGCAGCCGGCGTCAGCGGCGACGTTCGCGTGGCCGCCCCGCGTAACACCGGGGCGTCGCTCGACGAGTGA
- the crtD gene encoding carotenoid 3,4-desaturase: MSDLSGDEVVVVGGGFGGLSAACYLADAGADVRVVEKNEQVGGRASRLEAGEFTFDMGPSWYLMPDVFERFFAYFGKEPSDFYDLERLDPHYRIFFKDGDSLDVTGNNDEMRELFESYEPGAGEAFEEYLETSERHYETAMDKFVYEDRSRLRDWVDLDVMTAAPIGLQLLGSMQGHVSDYFDHPKLQQIMQYTLVFLGGSPKNTPALYNMMSHVDFNLGVYYPDGGLGAVVDGLVELGESMGVTYDTDSEVTEISRRKSGFLVETVNGDTYNPDEVVVNADYGHAERELLPEHERQYDDDYWEEKTYAPSAFLLYMGVEGDVDPLAHHTLVLPTDWEPHFDDIFEEPDWPDEPAYYICTPSETDPSVAPEGHSNLFVLVPIAPGLHDGDAVREEYREKILADIAEHTGVDLRDRIVYEKQFAVSDFGERYNATEGTALGLAHTLRQTALLRPNNKSSAVDGLYFTGSFTTPGVGVPMCLISGEHTAKRLIDDQQ, translated from the coding sequence ATGAGCGACCTGTCCGGAGACGAGGTTGTCGTGGTGGGCGGCGGTTTCGGCGGCCTCTCGGCGGCCTGCTATCTGGCCGACGCAGGGGCGGACGTGCGAGTCGTCGAGAAGAACGAACAGGTCGGGGGGCGCGCCTCCCGGCTGGAAGCGGGGGAGTTCACCTTCGACATGGGGCCCTCCTGGTATCTGATGCCCGACGTCTTCGAGCGCTTCTTCGCGTACTTCGGGAAGGAGCCGTCGGACTTCTACGACCTCGAACGGCTTGACCCCCACTACCGCATCTTCTTCAAGGACGGTGACAGTCTGGACGTGACCGGGAACAACGACGAGATGCGCGAGCTGTTCGAGTCCTACGAGCCCGGCGCCGGCGAGGCCTTCGAGGAGTACCTAGAGACAAGCGAGCGCCACTACGAGACGGCGATGGACAAGTTCGTCTACGAGGACCGCTCGCGGCTCCGGGACTGGGTGGACCTGGACGTGATGACGGCCGCGCCCATCGGCCTGCAGCTGCTGGGCTCGATGCAGGGCCACGTCTCGGACTACTTCGACCACCCCAAGCTCCAGCAGATAATGCAGTACACGCTGGTGTTCCTCGGCGGGTCGCCCAAGAACACGCCGGCGCTGTACAACATGATGAGCCACGTCGATTTCAACCTCGGCGTCTACTACCCCGACGGGGGGCTGGGCGCGGTCGTCGACGGGCTCGTGGAACTGGGCGAGAGCATGGGCGTGACCTACGACACCGACAGCGAAGTCACGGAGATATCGCGGCGGAAGTCCGGGTTCCTCGTCGAGACTGTCAACGGCGACACGTACAACCCCGACGAGGTCGTCGTCAACGCGGACTACGGCCACGCCGAGCGGGAGCTCCTCCCCGAACACGAGCGGCAGTACGACGACGACTACTGGGAGGAGAAGACCTACGCGCCCTCCGCCTTCCTGCTGTACATGGGCGTCGAGGGCGACGTTGACCCGCTCGCCCACCACACGCTCGTGCTCCCGACCGACTGGGAGCCCCACTTCGACGACATCTTCGAGGAGCCCGACTGGCCGGACGAGCCGGCGTACTACATCTGTACCCCCAGCGAGACCGACCCCTCGGTCGCGCCCGAGGGCCACTCGAACTTGTTCGTGCTGGTCCCCATCGCGCCGGGCCTGCACGACGGCGACGCCGTCCGCGAGGAGTACCGCGAGAAGATTCTGGCCGACATCGCCGAGCACACGGGCGTCGACCTGCGCGACCGCATCGTCTACGAGAAGCAGTTCGCCGTCTCCGACTTCGGCGAGCGGTACAACGCCACCGAGGGGACGGCGCTGGGCCTCGCTCACACGCTGCGACAGACCGCGCTCTTGCGCCCGAACAACAAGTCTTCGGCCGTCGACGGGCTCTACTTCACGGGTTCGTTCACGACGCCCGGCGTCGGCGTCCCGATGTGTCTCATCAGCGGCGAACACACCGCAAAGCGCCTCATCGACGACCAGCAATGA
- a CDS encoding DUF7553 family protein has protein sequence MARKELATASDRLESAAANTGNDDAGERLGELASQLEGLSTADRGPDHGRLARIQSALNDLQSGDGGDVAETIDEADDAINEYRSDLEGV, from the coding sequence ATGGCACGTAAGGAACTCGCAACAGCCAGCGACCGGCTCGAATCGGCAGCTGCAAACACCGGAAACGACGATGCGGGCGAGCGCCTCGGCGAACTGGCCAGCCAGCTCGAAGGGCTCTCGACCGCCGACCGCGGCCCGGACCACGGCCGACTGGCCCGCATCCAGTCCGCGCTGAACGACCTCCAGAGCGGTGACGGCGGCGACGTGGCCGAAACTATCGACGAGGCCGACGACGCCATCAACGAGTACCGGTCGGACCTCGAAGGGGTCTAA